One Nicotiana tomentosiformis chromosome 4, ASM39032v3, whole genome shotgun sequence genomic window carries:
- the LOC104109202 gene encoding kirola-like has protein sequence MGVKGKLIASVEVKCGGHSIHDIFHTSTHHISNISPGKVHKVVIDEGETIKIGSIVNWKYNDDGKDKICKQVIEAADYQKKSITWKVIGGDLLELYNSFTIITSHDHQWTTWTLEYEKKTEDTPEPLVFLGYALHVTKDIEGHLLK, from the exons ATGGGTGTAAAAGGCAAGTTGATTGCTTCAGTAGAGGTGAAGTGTGGAGGACACTCGATTCATGATATTTTTCACACCTCTACTCATCATATATCTAACATAAGTCCCGGTAAGGTCCACAAAGTTGTTATTGATGAAGGTGAAACCATAAAAATTGGTTCGATTGTTAACTGGAAATATAACGATG ATGGAAAAGATAAGATATGTAAGCAAGTGATTGAAGCCGCGGATTATCAGAAGAAATCAATCACTTGGAAAGTGATTGGAGGAGATCTATTAGAGTTGTACAATTCCTTCACTATTATCACATCCCATGACCACCAATGGACTACATGGACACTTGAGTACGAGAAGAAAACTGAAGACACCCCAGAGCCTCTCGTTTTCTTGGGTTATGCCCTACATGTGACCAAAGATATAGAGGGTCACCTTCTCAAGTAA